A window of the Dioscorea cayenensis subsp. rotundata cultivar TDr96_F1 chromosome 14, TDr96_F1_v2_PseudoChromosome.rev07_lg8_w22 25.fasta, whole genome shotgun sequence genome harbors these coding sequences:
- the LOC120276355 gene encoding 24-methylenesterol C-methyltransferase 2 produces the protein METTTAVWAVFAAAAAVIYWFVWVMGAAEVKGKRAVDLKMGSITSDKVQDNYKQYWSFFRRPKETAGDSTNVPAFVDTFYNLVTDIYEWGWGQSFHFSPSIPNLSHRDATRIHEERAADLINARPGLKVLDVGCGVGGPMRAIASHSRANITGITINEYQVARARAHNRKAGLDSICDVVCGNFLSMPFSDASFDAAYSIEATCHAPKLQDVYREIYRVLKPGALYVSYEWVTTPLFRADNEEHVEIIHGIERGDALPGLRSHDEIAVIANEIGFEVLEEKDLAKPPAGPWWTRLKMGKIAYWRNHLLVSALTMLRIAPKGVVDVHEMLYETAGHLTRGGETGIFTPMHMILCRKPSTATNVAAADE, from the coding sequence ATGGAGACGACGACGGCGGTGTGGGCGGTGTTCGCCGCAGCGGCGGCGGTGATCTACTGGTTCGTGTGGGTGATGGGCGCCGCCGAGGTCAAGGGCAAGCGCGCCGTCGACCTCAAGATGGGTTCCATCACAAGTGACAAGGTTCAGGACAATTATAAGCAGTACTGGTCCTTTTTCCGGCGACCAAAGGAGACCGCCGGCGACTCCACCAACGTCCCCGCCTTCGTCGACACCTTCTACAACCTCGTCACCGACATCTACGAGTGGGGTTGGGGCCAGAGCTTCCACTTCTCCCCCTCCATCCCCAACCTCTCTCACCGCGACGCCACGCGCATCCACGAAGAACGCGCCGCTGATCTCATCAACGCGCGGCCAGGCCTCAAAGTCCTCGACGTCGGATGCGGCGTCGGCGGTCCGATGCGCGCAATCGCTTCTCACTCCCGGGCGAACATCACGGGAATCACCATAAACGAGTACCAAGTCGCCCGCGCACGCGCTCACAACCGGAAAGCCGGTCTCGACTCGATCTGCGACGTGGTGTGCGGCAACTTCCTCTCGATGCCCTTCTCCGACGCATCCTTCGACGCCGCTTACTCCATCGAAGCCACCTGCCACGCGCCCAAGCTCCAAGACGTCTACCGCGAGATCTACCGTGTTTTGAAGCCCGGCGCGCTGTACGTCTCCTACGAATGGGTCACCACACCGCTCTTCCGCGCTGACAACGAAGAGCACGTCGAGATCATTCACGGGATTGAGAGAGGTGATGCTCTTCCTGGATTGAGATCTCACGATGAGATAGCTGTCATTGCTAATGAGATCGGGTTTGAGGTACTTGAAGAGAAGGACCTGGCGAAGCCACCGGCAGGGCCATGGTGGACGAGGTTGAAGATGGGGAAGATCGCGTACTGGAGGAACCACTTGCTGGTGTCGGCGTTAACGATGCTGAGGATTGCGCCCAAAGGAGTGGTCGATGTGCACGAGATGCTCTATGAAACTGCCGGCCATCTCACACGTGGTGGCGAGACTGGAATTTTTACACCAATGCATATGATTCTCTGCCGCAAACCATCCACCGCCACCAACGTCGCTGCTGCTGATGAGTAG
- the LOC120276340 gene encoding putative disease resistance protein RGA3 isoform X2, producing the protein MQPMMQMMFLMRFKLKHYCIEEQERLDVIAAERTKFHLREGGSFSLDQRRNEVNCERQTNSFINESEIYGRDEDKERLIRFLTDDENNDDRGLSVLPIVGLGGLGKTTLAQLAYNDDRIKRHFELQVWVCISLYFDIRRITKAIIESSTWNVCDLSDIEPMQHQLRGLFEGRRVLLVLDDVWNENEHKWDELKHLLSGGTMTQGSKVIVTTRSIRVASIMGTVPSLQLSGLSEDHCWTLFRQRAFGRGKGEETLRLVAIGKDIVKKCGGVPLAAKALGSLMAFKRSEGEWLSVRDSQLWRLPEEEVGILPALRLSYDHLPSHLKQCFAYCSIFPKDYEIDKEKLIEMWVAQGFILPFDEGTMLEDIGNEYFNNLLWRSFFQDVQWNGYANKVTCKMHDLIHDLARYVAGEECFVAEIGSKERLNIPGGCRFSAVVCSKNSSEIPFALDKQKKLRSLVLLLKDSYTYIDLRSAVKEVPARMFSSLPHLRVLDLSRSNIKELPIAIGRLKHLRLLDMSRTEVETLPNSITSLINLYRLNLEYCCRLRELPQGIASMFNLRHLRIYECLSLTQMPKRMGQLQDLLTLSKYVVGEDVGRTIMELRSLNLLCGQLQIDNLEKVRDASEANEANLKAKQNLRSLYLWWKMGVNEGPRREEYVDEDVLEALQPHPSLEKLVIIGYRGFAMPKWMTTAESLPSLSYLVSITLNRLKRLQELPPFGLLPALKVLNIYDMETLCKIGNEFFGESGTFPCLQELNLCDMPNLKEWLTNPVSGSAAFPCLSVVTLKGCPNLTVEPCIPPSIQTISISYSNAGVLSADSLRKQRSSSLVQLQIQDCKSLSSSSLSSVSMFDGLQYLTVLKDLSIEHCEQLTCLPLFIFQQQQLGSSICSITISHNPNLISLGGEEVKEKIFTALKYLEIRGCHRLVTLPEWVGRLVSLQSLKICHCSSLNILPHLLVNLAQLQDLTIKHCPLLTLKCWRNIDIRKEWHKMEHIRHIDIDF; encoded by the exons ATGCAGCCTATGATGCAGATGATGTTCTTGATGCGTTTCAAACTGAAGCACTACTGCATAGAAGAACAGGAAAG GTTGGATGTCATTGCTGCTGAAAGAACCAAATTCCATTTGAGGGAGGGAGGATCATTTTCCTTGGATCAAAGGCGTAATGAAGTAAATTGTGAAAGGCAGACAAACTCATTCATAAATGAATCGGAGATTTATGGAagagatgaagataaagaaCGCCTGATAAGATTCTTGACTGATGATGAGAATAATGATGACAGGGGTCTTTCAGTATTACCAATAGTTGGCCTAGGAGGTCTTGGGAAGACTACACTTGCGCAGTTAGCTTATAATGATGACAGAATTAAGCGGCACTTCGAGCTGCAAGTATGGGTTTGCAtctctttatattttgatataagGAGAATAACAAAGGCAATTATTGAAAGTTCCACTTGGAATGTATGTGATCTCTCTGACATAGAACCTATGCAACATCAACTAAGAGGATTGTTTGAGGGGAGGAGAGTCTTGCTTGTGCTAGATGATGTTTGGAATGAAAATGAGCACAAGTGGGATGAGTTGAAGCACTTGCTGAGTGGTGGTACTATGACACAAGGAAGCAAAGTCATCGTGACAACACGAAGTATCAGAGTGGCATCAATTATGGGCACGGTGCCTTCACTGCAACTAAGTGGTTTATCAGAGGATCACTGTTGGACTTTGTTCAGGCAAAGAGCATTTGGAAgaggaaaaggagaagaaaccCTGAGACTTGTGGCAATAGGGAAAGATATTGTCAAGAAATGTGGGGGTGTGCCCTTAGCAGCCAAAGCTTTAGGAAGTTTAATGGCCTTCAAGAGATCAGAAGGTGAGTGGTTATCTGTCAGAGATAGTCAATTGTGGAGATTGCCTGAAGAAGAGGTAGGGATATTGCCTGCATTGAGGCTGAGCTATGATCATTTGCCGTCACACTTGAAGCAATGCTTTGCTTATTGCTCTATATTTCCGAAAGATTATGAAATTGACAAGGAGAAGCTGATTGAAATGTGGGTGGCACAAGGTTTTATCCTGCCATTTGATGAAGGCACAATGCTGGAGGATATTGGAAATGAGTACTTCAACAATTTGTTGTGGCGATCTTTCTTTCAAGATGTCCAATGGAATGGGTATGCCAATAAAGTCACCTGCAAGatgcatgatttaatacatGATCTTGCTCGATATGTTGCTGGAGAAGAATGCTTCGTGGCTGAGATTGGCAGCAAAGAGAGATTAAATATTCCTGGTGGATGTCGATTCTCTGCAGTTGTTTGCAGTAAGAATTCATCAGAAATTCCATTTGCACTGGACAAGCAGAAAAAGCTTCGATCGCTTGTTTTATTGTTAAAGGATTCTTACACGTATATAGACCTAAGAAGTGCAGTTAAAGAAGTCCCGGCAAGGATGTTTTCAAGTCTACCACATTTGCGTGTGTTAGATTTAAGCAGAAGTAACATAAAAGAATTGCCTATCGCAATTGGCAGATTGAAACATCTACGGCTTCTCGACATGTCAAGAACAGAGGTTGAAACATTGCCTAACTCCATCACTAGTCTGATCAACTTGTATAGGCTGAATCTAGAGTACTGCTGTCGACTTCGTGAGCTTCCGCAAGGCATAGCTAGCATGTTTAACTTGAGGCATTTAAGGATTTATGAATGTTTATCATTGACTCAAATGCCAAAGAGGATGGGACAATTGCAGGATCTTCTGACATTGTCTAAATATGTTGTTGGGGAAGATGTTGGACGCACCATCATGGAATTGAGAAGCTTGAACCTTCTTTGTGGCCAACTGCAGATTGATAACCTTGAAAAAGTCAGAGATGCATCGGAAGCAAATGAAGCGAACTTGAAGGCAAAGCAGAACCTTCGATCACTTTACCTGTGGTGGAAGATGGGTGTAAATGAAGGTCCACGGCGAGAAGAATATGTGGATGAAGATGTACTAGAAGCTCTCCAGCCGCACCCGAGTCTTGAGAAGCTGGTTATTATTGGGTATAGAGGGTTCGCAATGCCGAAGTGGATGACAACAGCAGAATCATTGCCATCGTTATCATATTTGGTGAGTATCACATTGAACCGTTTGAAGAGATTGCAAGAACTGCCACCATTCGGCCTTCTACCAGCCCTCAAGGTTCTCAACATTTACGACATGGAAACTTTATGCAAAATTGGTAATGAGTTTTTTGGAGAGAGCGGCACCTTCCCATGTTTGCAAGAGCTCAATTTGTGTGATATGCCTAACCTGAAGGAATGGTTGACTAATCCAGTTTCTGGAAGTGCAGCATTCCCTTGCCTCTCTGTTGTGACCCTGAAGGGATGTCCAAACCTGACGGTAGAACCATGCATTCCACCATCGATCCAAACTATCAGTATTAGTTATAGCAATGCAGGTGTGCTCTCAGCTGACAGCCTTAGGAAGCAGAGATCATCTTCCCTTGTTCAATTACAAATTCAAGATTGTAAATCATTATCATCGTCTTCGCTGTCATCTGTTTCAATGTTCGATGGACTGCAGTATCTCACGGTGCTCAAAGATCTATCCATTGAGCATTGTGAACAGCTAACTTGTTTACCTCTGTTTATTTTTCAGCAACAGCAACTGGGCAGTTCAATCTGTAGCATAACCATCAGTCATAATccaaatttgatttctttgggaGGTGAAGAAGTGAAAGAGAAAATTTTTACTGCACTCAAGTATCTTGAAATAAGAGGATGTCATAGATTGGTTACATTGCCCGAGTGGGTGGGAAGGCTTGTTTCTCTTCAGTCTCTGAAGATTTGTCATTGTTCTAGTCTTAATATACTACCACATTTGCTGGTAAACCTTGCGCAACTCCAGGATTTAACCATCAAACATTGCCCTCTCCTAACGCTAAAGTGTTGGAGGAATATTGACATCCGCAAAGAGTGGCACAAGATGGAGCACATTCGACATATCGACATCGACTTTTAA
- the LOC120276340 gene encoding putative disease resistance protein RGA3 isoform X1: MQEAVVASALLQLIFKKLASSILLEFGLLLGVSEDLENLKIILLTVEDVLEDAEHRLVKDKSLVNWLRKLKDAAYDADDVLDAFQTEALLHRRTGKVSTFFSSSNPIAFRFKIAHKIKDIMGRLDVIAAERTKFHLREGGSFSLDQRRNEVNCERQTNSFINESEIYGRDEDKERLIRFLTDDENNDDRGLSVLPIVGLGGLGKTTLAQLAYNDDRIKRHFELQVWVCISLYFDIRRITKAIIESSTWNVCDLSDIEPMQHQLRGLFEGRRVLLVLDDVWNENEHKWDELKHLLSGGTMTQGSKVIVTTRSIRVASIMGTVPSLQLSGLSEDHCWTLFRQRAFGRGKGEETLRLVAIGKDIVKKCGGVPLAAKALGSLMAFKRSEGEWLSVRDSQLWRLPEEEVGILPALRLSYDHLPSHLKQCFAYCSIFPKDYEIDKEKLIEMWVAQGFILPFDEGTMLEDIGNEYFNNLLWRSFFQDVQWNGYANKVTCKMHDLIHDLARYVAGEECFVAEIGSKERLNIPGGCRFSAVVCSKNSSEIPFALDKQKKLRSLVLLLKDSYTYIDLRSAVKEVPARMFSSLPHLRVLDLSRSNIKELPIAIGRLKHLRLLDMSRTEVETLPNSITSLINLYRLNLEYCCRLRELPQGIASMFNLRHLRIYECLSLTQMPKRMGQLQDLLTLSKYVVGEDVGRTIMELRSLNLLCGQLQIDNLEKVRDASEANEANLKAKQNLRSLYLWWKMGVNEGPRREEYVDEDVLEALQPHPSLEKLVIIGYRGFAMPKWMTTAESLPSLSYLVSITLNRLKRLQELPPFGLLPALKVLNIYDMETLCKIGNEFFGESGTFPCLQELNLCDMPNLKEWLTNPVSGSAAFPCLSVVTLKGCPNLTVEPCIPPSIQTISISYSNAGVLSADSLRKQRSSSLVQLQIQDCKSLSSSSLSSVSMFDGLQYLTVLKDLSIEHCEQLTCLPLFIFQQQQLGSSICSITISHNPNLISLGGEEVKEKIFTALKYLEIRGCHRLVTLPEWVGRLVSLQSLKICHCSSLNILPHLLVNLAQLQDLTIKHCPLLTLKCWRNIDIRKEWHKMEHIRHIDIDF, from the coding sequence ATGCAAGAAGCAGTAGTTGCATCGGCGCTCCTACAATTGATTTTCAAGAAACTGGCTTCTAGCATTCTGTTGGAATTCGGTCTGTTGCTTGGTGTATCTGAAGATCTTGAAAATCTAAAGATAATTCTTTTGACTGTAGAAGATGTGCTGGAGGATGCTGAGCACAGGTTGGTAAAAGACAAGTCTCTTGTTAATTGGCTGAGGAAGCTCAAAGATGCAGCCTATGATGCAGATGATGTTCTTGATGCGTTTCAAACTGAAGCACTACTGCATAGAAGAACAGGAAAGGTGAGCACCTTCTTTTCATCTTCGAACCCAATTGCTTTCCGCTTCAAGATAGCTCATAAGATCAAAGATATCATGGGAAGGTTGGATGTCATTGCTGCTGAAAGAACCAAATTCCATTTGAGGGAGGGAGGATCATTTTCCTTGGATCAAAGGCGTAATGAAGTAAATTGTGAAAGGCAGACAAACTCATTCATAAATGAATCGGAGATTTATGGAagagatgaagataaagaaCGCCTGATAAGATTCTTGACTGATGATGAGAATAATGATGACAGGGGTCTTTCAGTATTACCAATAGTTGGCCTAGGAGGTCTTGGGAAGACTACACTTGCGCAGTTAGCTTATAATGATGACAGAATTAAGCGGCACTTCGAGCTGCAAGTATGGGTTTGCAtctctttatattttgatataagGAGAATAACAAAGGCAATTATTGAAAGTTCCACTTGGAATGTATGTGATCTCTCTGACATAGAACCTATGCAACATCAACTAAGAGGATTGTTTGAGGGGAGGAGAGTCTTGCTTGTGCTAGATGATGTTTGGAATGAAAATGAGCACAAGTGGGATGAGTTGAAGCACTTGCTGAGTGGTGGTACTATGACACAAGGAAGCAAAGTCATCGTGACAACACGAAGTATCAGAGTGGCATCAATTATGGGCACGGTGCCTTCACTGCAACTAAGTGGTTTATCAGAGGATCACTGTTGGACTTTGTTCAGGCAAAGAGCATTTGGAAgaggaaaaggagaagaaaccCTGAGACTTGTGGCAATAGGGAAAGATATTGTCAAGAAATGTGGGGGTGTGCCCTTAGCAGCCAAAGCTTTAGGAAGTTTAATGGCCTTCAAGAGATCAGAAGGTGAGTGGTTATCTGTCAGAGATAGTCAATTGTGGAGATTGCCTGAAGAAGAGGTAGGGATATTGCCTGCATTGAGGCTGAGCTATGATCATTTGCCGTCACACTTGAAGCAATGCTTTGCTTATTGCTCTATATTTCCGAAAGATTATGAAATTGACAAGGAGAAGCTGATTGAAATGTGGGTGGCACAAGGTTTTATCCTGCCATTTGATGAAGGCACAATGCTGGAGGATATTGGAAATGAGTACTTCAACAATTTGTTGTGGCGATCTTTCTTTCAAGATGTCCAATGGAATGGGTATGCCAATAAAGTCACCTGCAAGatgcatgatttaatacatGATCTTGCTCGATATGTTGCTGGAGAAGAATGCTTCGTGGCTGAGATTGGCAGCAAAGAGAGATTAAATATTCCTGGTGGATGTCGATTCTCTGCAGTTGTTTGCAGTAAGAATTCATCAGAAATTCCATTTGCACTGGACAAGCAGAAAAAGCTTCGATCGCTTGTTTTATTGTTAAAGGATTCTTACACGTATATAGACCTAAGAAGTGCAGTTAAAGAAGTCCCGGCAAGGATGTTTTCAAGTCTACCACATTTGCGTGTGTTAGATTTAAGCAGAAGTAACATAAAAGAATTGCCTATCGCAATTGGCAGATTGAAACATCTACGGCTTCTCGACATGTCAAGAACAGAGGTTGAAACATTGCCTAACTCCATCACTAGTCTGATCAACTTGTATAGGCTGAATCTAGAGTACTGCTGTCGACTTCGTGAGCTTCCGCAAGGCATAGCTAGCATGTTTAACTTGAGGCATTTAAGGATTTATGAATGTTTATCATTGACTCAAATGCCAAAGAGGATGGGACAATTGCAGGATCTTCTGACATTGTCTAAATATGTTGTTGGGGAAGATGTTGGACGCACCATCATGGAATTGAGAAGCTTGAACCTTCTTTGTGGCCAACTGCAGATTGATAACCTTGAAAAAGTCAGAGATGCATCGGAAGCAAATGAAGCGAACTTGAAGGCAAAGCAGAACCTTCGATCACTTTACCTGTGGTGGAAGATGGGTGTAAATGAAGGTCCACGGCGAGAAGAATATGTGGATGAAGATGTACTAGAAGCTCTCCAGCCGCACCCGAGTCTTGAGAAGCTGGTTATTATTGGGTATAGAGGGTTCGCAATGCCGAAGTGGATGACAACAGCAGAATCATTGCCATCGTTATCATATTTGGTGAGTATCACATTGAACCGTTTGAAGAGATTGCAAGAACTGCCACCATTCGGCCTTCTACCAGCCCTCAAGGTTCTCAACATTTACGACATGGAAACTTTATGCAAAATTGGTAATGAGTTTTTTGGAGAGAGCGGCACCTTCCCATGTTTGCAAGAGCTCAATTTGTGTGATATGCCTAACCTGAAGGAATGGTTGACTAATCCAGTTTCTGGAAGTGCAGCATTCCCTTGCCTCTCTGTTGTGACCCTGAAGGGATGTCCAAACCTGACGGTAGAACCATGCATTCCACCATCGATCCAAACTATCAGTATTAGTTATAGCAATGCAGGTGTGCTCTCAGCTGACAGCCTTAGGAAGCAGAGATCATCTTCCCTTGTTCAATTACAAATTCAAGATTGTAAATCATTATCATCGTCTTCGCTGTCATCTGTTTCAATGTTCGATGGACTGCAGTATCTCACGGTGCTCAAAGATCTATCCATTGAGCATTGTGAACAGCTAACTTGTTTACCTCTGTTTATTTTTCAGCAACAGCAACTGGGCAGTTCAATCTGTAGCATAACCATCAGTCATAATccaaatttgatttctttgggaGGTGAAGAAGTGAAAGAGAAAATTTTTACTGCACTCAAGTATCTTGAAATAAGAGGATGTCATAGATTGGTTACATTGCCCGAGTGGGTGGGAAGGCTTGTTTCTCTTCAGTCTCTGAAGATTTGTCATTGTTCTAGTCTTAATATACTACCACATTTGCTGGTAAACCTTGCGCAACTCCAGGATTTAACCATCAAACATTGCCCTCTCCTAACGCTAAAGTGTTGGAGGAATATTGACATCCGCAAAGAGTGGCACAAGATGGAGCACATTCGACATATCGACATCGACTTTTAA